The Aedes aegypti strain LVP_AGWG chromosome 3, AaegL5.0 Primary Assembly, whole genome shotgun sequence genome contains a region encoding:
- the LOC5571882 gene encoding transcriptional activator protein Pur-beta isoform X2: MSDTGSGHDGAQKDYSQKMDGGGGGDFDSGQQSQQTEQELATKMLQIQSKRFYLDVKQNRRGRFIKVAEIGADGRRSQIFLALSTAAEFRDHLSTFSDYYASLGPPNPDNVPEDGKLKSEMMIKDNRRYYLDLKENVRGRFLRVSQTITRGGPRSQIAIPAQGMIEFRDALTDLLEEFGTNDGGFKGELPEGRHMRVDNKNFYFDIGQNSRGIYMRVSEVKSNFRTAITVPEKCWSRFRDILTDYCDKMKKTSESTTSSITADNPLQKQTSNNM, from the coding sequence ATGTCCGACACCGGCAGTGGACACGACGGAGCCCAAAAGGACTACTCGCAAAAAATGGACGGCGGTGGCGGTGGTGACTTTGATTCCGGTCAGCAAAGTCAACAAACCGAACAAGAGCTGGCCACCAAAATGCTGCAGATCCAATCGAAACGATTCTATCTGGATGTGAAGCAGAATCGCCGTGGTCGGTTTATCAAAGTGGCCGAAATCGGTGCCGACGGTCGGCGCAGTCAGATTTTCTTGGCCTTATCGACGGCGGCTGAGTTCCGAGACCACCTATCGACGTTCAGCGACTATTACGCGTCGCTGGGACCACCGAATCCGGACAACGTGCCCGAAGATGGCAAGCTAAAGTCAGAGATGATGATCAAGGACAATCGACGGTACTATCTGGACCTGAAGGAGAACGTCCGAGGCCGGTTTCTGCGCGTATCACAGACGATTACTCGCGGGGGTCCCCGATCGCAGATTGCCATTCCGGCGCAGGGGATGATCGAGTTCCGCGATGCCCTGACGGATCTGTTGGAGGAGTTCGGCACGAACGACGGCGGATTCAAGGGCGAACTGCCTGAGGGGCGCCACATGCGTGTGGACAACAAAAACTTCTACTTTGACATCGGACAGAACAGCCGGGGCATCTACATGCGGGTGTCAGAGGTGAAAAGCAACTTCCGGACCGCGATAACCGTGCCGGAGAAGTGCTGGTCGCGATTCCGCGACATCCTCACCGATTACTGCGACAAGATGAAGAAAACGTCCGAGTCAACCACATCGTCGATCACTGCCGATAATCCATTGCAGAAGCAAACATCAAATAATATGTAA